A window of the Brassica oleracea var. oleracea cultivar TO1000 chromosome C1, BOL, whole genome shotgun sequence genome harbors these coding sequences:
- the LOC106298382 gene encoding uncharacterized protein LOC106298382: MEWKECYLDVILVPLGLMAYAAYHVYLWHKIRTRPLTTVIGTNARARRFWVASIIKDNEKKNILAVQTLRNCIMGSTLMATTSILLCAGLAAVISSTYAVKKPLSDAIYGAHGEFMVALKYVTILIFFLFSFFSHSLSIRFINQVNILINTPFPPEELEEMMMITPEEYVAELLERGFVLNTVGNRLFYAALPLMLWIFGPVLVFLCSVMMVPLLYNLDFFFFGKERSKIERKTCFGSV, from the exons ATGGAGTGGAAAGAATGTTACTTAGATGTGATCTTAGTGCCGCTAGGGCTAATGGCATATGCAGCTTACCATGTTTACTTGTGGCACAAGATACGTACACGGCCTCTCACCACCGTCATCGGTACTAACGCTAGAGCTCGCCGTTTTTGGGTCGCTTCCATCATCAAG GACAACGAAAAGAAAAACATATTGGCCGTTCAAACGCTAAGAAACTGCATAATGGGATCGACTTTAATGGCTACAACATCAATCCTCCTCTGCGCGGGTTTAGCTGCGGTTATAAGCAGCACTTATGCGGTAAAGAAGCCTCTAAGCGACGCCATTTACGGAGCTCACGGGGAGTTCATGGTGGCTCTTAAGTATGTGACAATCCTCATCTTCTTCCTCTTCTCTTTCTTCTCTCACTCTCTCTCGATCCGGTTCATCAACCAAGTCAATATCCTCATCAACACTCCATTTCCTCCCGAGGAGTTGGAGGAGATGATGATGATAACGCCGGAGGAGTACGTGGCGGAGTTGCTAGAGAGAGGGTTTGTTTTGAATACGGTGGGGAATCGGTTGTTCTATGCGGCGTTGCCTTTGATGCTTTGGATATTTGGACCGGTGCTTGTGTTCTTGTGTTCGGTCATGATGGTTCCTCTTCTTTATAACCTTGATTTTTTCTTCTTCGGCAAAGAAAGAAGCAAAATCGAAAGAAAAACTTGTTTTGGATCTGTGTAG
- the LOC106298786 gene encoding auxin-responsive protein SAUR72-like produces the protein MSPSLHNTDNQTQKNRTMSSSDSATEAKKSNKIREIVKLQQILKKWRKAAHASKQASNKIDDEENNNKLNRTGSGSASKGIKFLKRTLSFTDVTAVPKGYLAVSVGKEEKRYKIPTDYLSHQAFHALLREAEEEFGFQQAGVLKIPCEVAVFESILKIMEDNKADVYLTTQECRFNATTEEVISYRHPSDIPRTPSHQPHSPMCR, from the coding sequence ATGTCTCCATCATTACACAACACAGATAATCAAACACAAAAAAACAGAACAATGTCTTCTTCTGATTCCGCAACGGAAGCCAAGAAGTCAAACAAAATCAGAGAGATCGTAAAGCTCCAACAGATTCTCAAGAAATGGCGTAAAGCAGCTCATGCATCAAAACAAGCCAGCAACAAGATCGACGATGAAGAAAACAACAATAAACTCAACAGAACAGGAAGTGGAAGTGCAAGTAAGGGCATCAAGTTTCTGAAGAGGACACTATCCTTCACTGATGTAACAGCTGTTCCTAAAGGCTACTTAGCTGTCTCTGTGGGTAAGGAGGAGAAGAGATACAAGATACCGACGGACTACCTTAGCCACCAAGCTTTCCACGCGCTGTTGCGTGAAGCAGAAGAAGAGTTTGGGTTTCAACAAGCTGGTGTGTTGAAGATTCCTTGTGAAGTTGCTGTGTTTGAGAGCATTTTGAAGATTATGGAGGACAACAAGGCTGATGTGTACCTTACTACACAGGAGTGTAGGTTCAATGCAACGACTGAGGAAGTGATAAGTTACCGTCATCCTTCGGATATCCCTAGGACTCCATCTCATCAACCTCACAGTCCAATGTGCAGATAA